CGACTCTGGTTATCGATCCTGAACTGAAGAGTGCTCTGAGCACACAGAGCACTTGCACCGTGTTCTGTCGCCAGGGTGACTGCCGTGACTCAGACCCTCATCTCCTGCAGGGCCTCCAGGCCCTGGCTAGGAGTCTCCTCAGGGCCCCCTTCACGTCCTTATTCCTCAGGGTATAGATGAAGGGGTTGAGGGTGGGGGTGATTATGGAATAGAAGAGTGAGATAAACTTGCCCTGCTCTTGGGAGTAGCGGGAAGGGGGCTGCAGGTACATGTAGATGGCCGGCAGGTAGAAGAGGGAGAccaccagcaggtgggaggagcaggtccCAAAGGCTTTGTGCCGTCCCTTGGCGGAACGGATCCTGAGCACCGCACGGGTGATGAAGCCGTAGGACAGCAGGATGAGGGCCAGGGGCACCAGCACGAAGAATGCCACCAGCACGGCCAGTGTGGCGTCGTTCACTGCCGTGTCAGCGCACGACAGCTTGATCATGGCCGGCACCTCGCAGAAGAAGTTGTCCAGCACCTGCCGCCCACAGAATGGCAGCTGTACCGTCAGCACCACCTGAACCAGGGAGTTACCAAAGCCACTGAGCCAGGCCATGGCTACCAGTAGCAGGCAGAGAGGACGGCGCATGATGATGGCATAACGAAGGGGCTCACAGATGGCCACGTAGCGGTCCAGGGCCATGGCGGCCAAGACGACACACTCAGTGCACcccagccagtggaagatggcgtaCTGCACGGTGCAGCCCCCGTAGCTGATGGTCTTCCTGGAGCTGCCCATGT
Above is a genomic segment from Oryctolagus cuniculus chromosome 6, mOryCun1.1, whole genome shotgun sequence containing:
- the OR2B11 gene encoding olfactory receptor 2B11; the protein is MRSDNQSALGDPPEDFILLGVSDRPWLELPLFVVLLVSYVLAMLGNIAIILASRLDPQLHSPMYIFLSHLSFLDLCYTTTTVPQMLVNMGSSRKTISYGGCTVQYAIFHWLGCTECVVLAAMALDRYVAICEPLRYAIIMRRPLCLLLVAMAWLSGFGNSLVQVVLTVQLPFCGRQVLDNFFCEVPAMIKLSCADTAVNDATLAVLVAFFVLVPLALILLSYGFITRAVLRIRSAKGRHKAFGTCSSHLLVVSLFYLPAIYMYLQPPSRYSQEQGKFISLFYSIITPTLNPFIYTLRNKDVKGALRRLLARAWRPCRR